In one Oryza glaberrima chromosome 2, OglaRS2, whole genome shotgun sequence genomic region, the following are encoded:
- the LOC127764464 gene encoding probable E3 ubiquitin-protein ligase XBOS32, protein MRFGRPRGLGNFRVKSSIRGLPVHAKRGDPQLRASMGFLSLVGNSFGCSASGERLVSAARDGDLQEARALLEYNPRLARYSTFGGRNSPLHYAAAQGHHEIVSLLLESGVEINLRNYRGQTALMQACQYGHWEVVQTLMLFNANVHRTDYLNGGSALHFAALHGHARCLRLVLADYVPSMPNFWNSMKDSLSEEGPSADLDEDGLFKMVNQKADGGLTPLHMAALNGHVECVQLLLDLGASVSEATIEDGTTIDLIGAGSTPLHYAACGGNAVCCQLLIARGASLSAQNASGWTPLMVARSWHRNSLEEILSKEPESRIRTVPSPYLCLPLMSIMSIAREFGWRYLNQSPVCIDPCAVCLEGSCSVAAEGCKHEFCTRCALYLCSTSYTSVSPAGAIPCPLCRHPIIAFTALPGTSPIRELPRNSLSLSFCTTCPAVNSDSTPSIASHLYRTEFQCARMPPMGSSSFRSLSCQRLPAMKLNPSFCMGAMDTNPCLIRSSRFGPSFRRSASQGESSRRAWPLTFDPIAATGS, encoded by the exons ATGCGGTTTGGGCGGCCTCGTGGATTGGGAAATTTCAGGGTGAAGTCTTCGATTCGAGGCCTTCCCGTGCACGCTAAGAGAGGAGATCCTCAGCTTCGAGCATCCATGGGGTTCCTCAGCCTTGTGGGCAACTCATTTGGGTGCTCGGCTTCCGGCGAGCGGCTCGTCTCGGCGGCCCGCGACGGCGACCTGCAGGAGGCGCGCGCTCTGCTCGAGTACAACCCGCGGCTCGCCCGGTACTCCACTTTCGGCGGCCGCAACTCGCCGCTGCACTACGCCGCCGCGCAGGGTCACCATGAG ATTGTTTCTCTGTTGCTCGAATCCGGCGTCGAGATCAACCTCAGGAATTACAGGGGCCAG ACTGCTTTAATGCAAGCCTGTCAATATGGCCACTGGGAGGTTGTTCAGACACTGATGCTTTTCAATGCAAAT GTTCATAGGACAGATTATTTGAATGGCGGTAGTGCTCTCCATTTTGCTGCACTACATGGTCATGCCCGGTGCCTTCGTCTTGTGCTTGCGGATTATGTTCCTAGCATGCCAAACTTCTGGAACTCGATGAAGGACAGCCTATCTGAAGAAGGTCCATCTGCTGATCTTGATGAAGA TGGTTTGTTCAAGATGGTAAATCAGAAGGCGGATGGAGGACTGACTCCGCTTCATATGGCAGCGTTAAATGGGCATGTAGAGTGTGTGCAATTGTTACTGGACTTGGGAGCATCTGTTTCTGAGGCCACTATTGAAGATGGAACAACTATTGACTTAATAG GAGCTGGTAGCACCCCGCTTCATTATGCTGCATGTGGTGGGAATGCTGTCTGTTGTCAA CTTCTTATTGCTCGAGGAGCTAGCCTTTCTGCACAGAATGCTAGCGG CTGGACCCCGTTGATGGTAGCTCGCTCATGGCATAGGAACTCTCTTGAGGAAATTCTTAGCAAAGAACCAGAGAGTCGAATACGCACTGTTCCTTCTCCATATTTGTGCCTCCCGCTTATGAGTATCATGAGCATTGCCAG GGAATTTGGCTGGAGGTACCTAAACCAATCACCTGTATGTATTGACCCATGTGCTGTCTGCTTAGAAGGAAGCTGCTCTGTTGCTGCAGAAG GATGCAAACATGAATTCTGCACGAGATGTGCTTTATACCTTTGCTCAACCAGTTACACATCAGTGAGCCCAGCAGGTGCCATACCATGCCCTCTCTGTCGACACCCAATCATCGCTTTCACTGCGCTTCCTGGGACAAGCCCAATAAGAGAGCTCCCAAGAAACAGTCTTTCATTGTCATTTTGCACCACATGCCCAGCTGTGAACTCCGATTCTACTCCCTCAATCGCCAGCCATCTGTACCGGACTGAATTCCAGTGTGCACGCATGCCACCTATGGGTTCATCCTCCTTCCGTTCCTTGAGCTGCCAGAGGTTGCCGGCGATGAAGCTTAACCCGTCGTTTTGTATGGGTGCTATGGATACAAATCCCTGCCTAATAAGAAGCTCAAGGTTCGGACCTAGCTTTCGTCGGTCGGCTTCCCAAGGAGAAAGTAGCAGGAGAGCATGGCCTCTAACCTTTGATCCAATTGCTGCCACTGGTAGCTGA
- the LOC127762383 gene encoding probable alpha,alpha-trehalose-phosphate synthase [UDP-forming] 9 has protein sequence MPSLSCHNLLDLVAAADDAAPSPASLRLPRVMSAASPASPTSPSTPAPARRVVVSHRLPLRAAADAASPFGFSFTVDSDAVAYQLRSGLPPGAPVLHIGTLPPPATEAASDELCNYLLANFSCLPVYLPADLHRRFYHGFCKHYLWPLLHYLLPLTPSSLGGLPFDRALYHSFLSANRAFADRLTEVLSPDDDLVWIHDYHLLALPTFLRKRFPRAKVGFFLHSPFPSSEIFRTIPVREDLLRALLNADLVGFHTFDYARHFLSACSRLLGLDYQSKRGYIGIEYYGRTVTVKILPVGIDMGQLRSVVSAPETGDLVRRLTESYKGRRLMVGVDDVDLFKGIGLKFLAMEQLLVEHPELRGRAVLVQIANPARSEGRDIQEVQGEARAISARVNARFGTPGYTPIVLIDRGVSVHEKAAYYAAAECCVVSAVRDGLNRIPYIYTVCRQESTGLDDAAKRSVIVLSEFVGCSPSLSGAIRVNPWSVESMAEAMNAALRMPEPEQRLRHEKHYKYVSTHDVAYWAKSFDQDLQRACKDHFSRRHWGIGFGMSFKVVALGPNFRRLSVDHIVPSYRKSDNRLILLDYDGTVMPEGSIDKAPSNEVISVLNRLCEDPKNRVFIVSGRGKDELGRWFAPCEKLGIAAEHGYFTRWSRDSAWETCGLAVDFDWKKTAEPVMRLYKEATDGSTIEDKESALVWHHDEADPDFGSCQAKELLDHLENVLANEPVVVKRGQHIVEVNPQGISKGVVVDNLLSSMVSRGKAPDFVLCIGDDRSDEDMFESIVCPSNSSVKLPASSEVFACTVGKKPSMAKYYLDDTVDVIKMLQGLANAPSQRPRQVQLRVSFEGSL, from the exons ATGCCTTCGCTCTCCTGCCACAACCTCCTCGACCTCGTTGCCGCGGCGGACGAcgcggcgccgtcgcccgcgtcgCTGCGCCTCCCGCGCGTCatgtcggcggcgtcgccggcctcgcccaCGTCGCCGTCCACGCCGGCCCCCGCGCGGAGGGTGGTCGTGTCGCACCGCCTCCCGCtccgcgccgcggccgacgcGGCGTCGCCGTTCGGGTTCTCCTTCACGGTTGACTCGGACGCCGTCGCGTACCAGCTCCGCTCGGGGCTGCCCCCCGGCGCGCCCGTCCTCCACATCGGcacgctcccgccgcccgcAACCGAGGCGGCCTCCGACGAGCTCTGCAACTACTTGCTGGCGAACTTCTCTTGCCTGCCGGTGTACTTGCCCGCCGATCTCCACCGCCGATTCTACCATGGATTCTGCAAGCACTACCTGTGGCCTCTCCTCCATTACCTTCTGCCGCTCACGCCGTCGTCGCTGGGCGGGTTGCCGTTCGACCGCGCGCTCTACCATTCTTTCCTCTCGGCGAACCGGGCCTTCGCCGACCGCCTCACCGAGGTGCTCAGCCCCGACGACGACCTCGTCTGGATCCACGATTACCACCTCCTTGCCCTCCCCACCTTCCTCCGCAAGCGATTCCCGCGCGCCAAGGTCGGTTTCTTCCTCCACTCGCCGTTCCCCTCCTCGGAGATCTTCCGCACCATTCCCGTCAGGGAGGACCTCCTCCGCGCCCTCCTCAACGCCGACCTCGTCGGCTTCCACACCTTCGACTACGCGCGCCACTTCCTCTCCGCCTGCTCGCGGCTGCTCGGCCTGGATTACCAGTCCAAGCGCGGCTACATCGGCATCGAGTACTATGGTCGCACCGTCACGGTCAAGATTCTGCCCGTCGGGATCGACATGGGCCAGCTGAGGTCGGTGGTGTCGGCGCCGGAGACGGGGGACCTGGTGCGGCGGCTCACCGAGTCGTACAAGGGGCGGCGCCTGATGGtcggcgtcgacgacgtcgaccTGTTCAAGGGAATCGGGCTCAAGTTCCTGGCGATGGAGCAGCTGCTGGTGGAGCACCCGGAGCTGCGCGGCCGCGCGGTGCTCGTGCAGATCGCGAACCCGGCGCGCAGCGAGGGGCGCGACATCCAGGAGGTTCAGGGAGAAGCCAGGGCGATCAGTGCCCGCGTCAATGCGCGGTTCGGCACGCCGGGGTACACCCCGATCGTGCTGATCGACCGCGGTGTGTCGGTGCACGAGAAGGCGGCGTACTACGCGGCGGCCGAGTGCTGCGTGGTGAGCGCCGTGCGGGACGGCCTCAACCGGATACCCTACATCTACACGGTGTGCCGGCAGGAGAGCACTGGCCTGGATGATGCGGCCAAGCGCAGCGTCATTGTGCTGTCGGAGTTCGTCGGGTGCTCCCCGTCGCTCAGCGGCGCAATCCGGGTCAACCCATGGAGTGTGGAGTCTATGGCAGAGGCCATGAATGCAGCCCTGAGGATGCCTGAGCCAGAGCAGCGGCTGCGACATGAGAAGCACTACAAGTATGTGAGCACCCATGATGTTGCCTACTGGGCGAAATCTTTCGACCAGGACCTGCAGCGAGCTTGCAAGGATCATTTCTCGCGGCGGCATTGGGGTATTGGGTTTGGGATGAGTTTCAAGGTGGTGGCACTTGGCCCGAATTTCAGGCGGCTGTCTGTCGATCACATTGTGCCGTCATACCGGAAGTCTGATAATCGCTTAATTCTCTTGGACTATGATGGCACAGTGATGCCAGAGGGTTCAATTGATAAGGCACCGAGCAATGAGGTCATCTCTGTATTGAATCGTCTGTGCGAGGACCCCAAGAACAGAGTGTTCATCGTGAGCGGTAGAGGGAAGGATGAACTTGGCAGGTGGTTTGCGCCTTGTGAGAAGCTGGGGATTGCTGCAGAGCATGGTTACTTCACAAG GTGGAGCAGGGACTCAGCTTGGGAGACCTGCGGGTTGGCCGTGGACTTTGATTGGAAGAAGACTGCAGAACCAGTGATGAGGCTTTACAAGGAGGCAACAGATGGTTCAACCATCGAAGACAAGGAAAGCGCGTTAGTTTGGCACCACGATGAGGCAGATCCAGATTTTGGTTCATGCCAGGCAAAGGAACTGCTTGACCACCTCGAAAATGTTCTTGCAAATGAACCAGTCGTTGTTAAGAGGGGCCAGCATATCGTCGAAGTAAATCCACAG GGCATCAGCAAAGGTGTGGTTGTGGACAACCTCTTGTCATCCATGGTGAGCCGAGGGAAGGCGCCCGATTTCGTGCTGTGCATTGGGGACGACCGGTCGGACGAGGACATGTTCGAGAGCATCGTTTGCCCGTCGAACAGCAGCGTCAAGCTCCCGGCGAGCAGCGAGGTGTTCGCCTGCACGGTCGGCAAGAAGCCGAGCATGGCCAAGTACTACCTCGACGACACGGTCGACGTGATCAAGATGCTGCAGGGTCTCGCCAATGCGCCATCGCAGCGGCCAAGGCAAGTGCAGCTGCGGGTCTCGTTCGAAGGCTCACTGTGA
- the LOC127761891 gene encoding RING-H2 finger protein ATL13-like, with protein MSNSTWQPSPPQTPAAAASSASGIDGVENKISPSIVFIVAVLAIVFFVCGLLHLLVRHLLRLHRQRRAREDAESATAFEGQLQQLFHLHDAGVDQAFIDALPVFLYRNVVGVGGEDGKDPFDCAVCLCEFAADDQLRLLPKCSHAFHLECIDTWLLSHSTCPLCRRSLLAELSPTCTPVVMVLESESSRDMVHAADDEPADVGGEDAPGAEEVVEVKLGKFMCVEGNVSFNVNAIAGEGDRAGTSSNGNGDANAKAGGLGQRRCHSMGSYEYVMDAHASLRVSIKPPRKKPAAAASKSRRRGAMSECEFGASKRGESSLRLPPFRATPRKNPDDDAAAAAGAKLAKDSFSVSKIWMVPSKKEPGAAAERRAVSFRWPAAKDWDVEAGSCGGNSAVSSVAAEERPSFARRTLLWVVGGSRQLSRVGSCS; from the coding sequence ATGAGCAATTCGACGtggcagccgtcgccgccgcagactccggcggcggcggcgtcgtcggcgtcggggaTTGACGGCGTGGAGAACAAGATAAGCCCGAGCATCGTGTTCATCGTGGCCGTCTTGGCGATCGTGTTCTTCGTGTGCGGGCTGCTGCACCTGCTGGTGCGGCACCTGCTGCGGCTGCACCGGCAGCGGAGGGCGAGGGAGGACGCCGAGAGCGCGACGGCGTTCGAGGggcagctgcagcagctgtTCCACCTCCACGACGCCGGCGTCGACCAGGCCTTCATCGACGCGCTCCCGGTGTTCCTGTACCGGaacgtcgtcggcgtcggcggcgaggatggcaaGGACCCGTTCGACTGCGCTGTCTGCCTGTGCGagttcgccgccgacgaccagcTCCGGCTGCTGCCCAAGTGCAGCCACGCGTTCCACCTCGAGTGCATCGACACCTGgctcctctcccactccaccTGCCCGCTCTGCCGGAGGAGCCTCCTCGCCGAGCTCTCGCCGACGTGCACCCCCGTCGTCATGGTGCTCGAGTCCGAGAGCTCCCGCGACATGGtccacgccgccgacgatgaGCCAGCCGACGTCGGTGGCGAAGACGCGCcgggagcggaggaggtggtcgaGGTGAAGCTTGGGAAGTTCATGTGCGTCGAAGGCAACGTCAGCTTCAACGTCAACGCCATCGCCGGCGAAGGGGATAGAGCCGGCACGAGCAGCAACGGCAATGGCGACGCCAATGCCAAGGCTGGTGGTCTCGGGCAAAGACGGTGCCATTCCATGGGATCCTACGAGTACGTCATGGACGCGCACGCCTCCCTCCGCGTGTCCATCAagccgccgaggaagaagccggcggcggcggcctccaagtcgcgccgccgcggcgccatgTCGGAGTGCGAGTTCGGCGCCTCCAAGCGCGGCGAGTCCTCGCTCCGCCTGCCGCCGTTCCGCGCGACGCCGCGCAAGaaccccgacgacgacgcggccgcggccgccggcgcgaaGCTCGCCAAGGACAGCTTCTCCGTGTCCAAGATCTGGATGGTGCCGTCCAAGAaagagcccggcgccgccgccgagaggcgCGCGGTGTCGttccggtggccggcggcgaaggacTGGGACGTCGAGGCCGGGAGCTGCGGCGGGAACAGCGCCGtgtcgtcggtggcggcggaggagcggccgTCGTTCGCGAGGAGGACGCTGCTCTGGGTCGTCGGAGGCAGCAGGCAGCTCAGCAGAGTCGGGAGCTGTTCATGA